In a single window of the Bacteroidota bacterium genome:
- a CDS encoding flavin reductase family protein → MLTIHPKEISVPALQAYLVHAIAPRPVAFVSTVDKNGNVNLSPFSFFNAFSTNPPVVVFSPARSGRTNTTKHTHDNVMEVPEAVINVVTYDMVHQTSLSSSEFPKGVNEFVKAGFTMIKSEQVKPPRVKESPVQMECKVKEVIELGKNAGAGNLVVCEVVLIHVSESVLNEKEFIDQQKLDLVGRLGAHWYVRASGNALFEVIKPAGMGMGVEALPEKIRNSTVLTGNNLGQLGNVEKMPNKEEIISYKNEHLKNISSEKEIHFIAKKLLDEGRVEDGWKTLLSLDN, encoded by the coding sequence ATGCTTACCATTCATCCCAAAGAAATTTCTGTTCCTGCCTTGCAGGCATATTTGGTTCATGCCATTGCACCGCGCCCTGTTGCGTTTGTAAGCACGGTGGATAAAAACGGAAATGTAAATCTCAGCCCTTTCAGTTTTTTTAATGCGTTCAGCACCAATCCTCCGGTGGTGGTTTTTTCCCCTGCGCGAAGCGGAAGAACAAATACCACCAAACACACGCACGACAATGTGATGGAAGTGCCGGAAGCGGTGATTAATGTGGTGACGTATGATATGGTTCATCAAACATCTCTTTCAAGCAGCGAGTTTCCAAAAGGGGTAAATGAATTTGTGAAAGCCGGATTCACAATGATCAAGTCCGAACAGGTGAAACCGCCCCGCGTGAAAGAATCGCCCGTGCAGATGGAATGTAAGGTGAAAGAAGTGATTGAACTTGGAAAAAATGCCGGTGCCGGAAATCTGGTGGTATGCGAAGTGGTTCTCATTCATGTGAGCGAATCTGTGCTGAATGAAAAAGAATTTATTGACCAGCAAAAACTTGATTTGGTTGGAAGACTAGGCGCCCACTGGTATGTGCGCGCATCGGGCAATGCGTTGTTTGAAGTGATAAAACCTGCCGGAATGGGAATGGGCGTGGAAGCGCTGCCTGAAAAAATCCGAAACAGCACCGTGCTCACAGGGAATAATCTCGGGCAATTGGGGAATGTTGAAAAAATGCCGAACAAAGAAGAAATTATATCGTATAAAAACGAACACCTAAAAAACATATCTTCGGAAAAAGAAATTCATTTCATCGCCAAAAAACTTTTGGATGAAGGGCGGGTAGAAGATGGATGGAAAACATTACTTTCACTTGACAATTAA
- a CDS encoding tetratricopeptide repeat protein produces MTKYEFNTKGKFILAALFFICNSSFVISQILDSAGSLKSGITQFNEGNFEGAEVELNKAVELNPKNPEAFFYLAEVSALQNENKKAMENYNKSIELNPKNPKAYKGRGKLKAKFEDFLGSIEDFSKAIELDKNYADAYFNRGLSYLNLKDYKSAAVDFSEVIKINPKDYQAYAQRGSAKLQAGDKKGACSDWSKAGELGYFKIYDTIKKNCK; encoded by the coding sequence ATGACGAAGTACGAGTTCAATACAAAAGGCAAATTTATTCTCGCTGCATTATTCTTCATTTGTAATTCATCATTCGTCATTTCTCAGATACTTGATTCAGCCGGCTCTCTGAAAAGCGGCATAACACAATTTAACGAAGGCAATTTTGAAGGCGCGGAAGTTGAATTGAATAAAGCAGTTGAACTCAATCCGAAAAATCCAGAAGCGTTTTTTTATTTAGCGGAAGTTTCTGCTCTCCAGAATGAAAACAAGAAAGCGATGGAGAATTACAATAAGTCGATAGAGCTGAATCCGAAAAACCCAAAGGCATATAAAGGAAGGGGTAAACTCAAGGCGAAGTTTGAAGACTTTCTTGGTTCAATAGAAGATTTTTCGAAAGCGATAGAGTTGGATAAGAATTATGCTGACGCATACTTTAACCGGGGGCTGTCCTACCTGAACCTGAAAGATTATAAATCAGCTGCAGTTGATTTTTCGGAAGTGATAAAAATCAATCCCAAAGATTATCAGGCATATGCACAGAGAGGGTCTGCAAAACTTCAGGCAGGAGATAAAAAAGGAGCTTGTTCTGACTGGAGTAAAGCGGGTGAGCTGGGCTATTTTAAAATTTATGATACCATCAAAAAGAATTGTAAGTAA
- a CDS encoding DUF3127 domain-containing protein, whose protein sequence is MLTYTGTIKVKGNEQKVSDRFRKREFVLTDNAASYPQTILFQLTQDRCSLIENANVGDEITVHFGLKGREWKNPQGETKFFNSLDVFKIEKSKNNSSAENVSEPSFNNETLVPTPDDDLPF, encoded by the coding sequence ATGCTTACCTACACAGGCACCATCAAAGTAAAAGGAAACGAACAAAAAGTTTCCGACCGGTTCAGAAAAAGAGAATTTGTTCTCACGGATAATGCTGCAAGCTACCCGCAAACTATTTTATTTCAGCTTACACAGGACAGATGCTCGCTCATTGAAAATGCAAATGTGGGAGACGAAATCACCGTTCACTTTGGATTGAAAGGAAGAGAATGGAAAAACCCGCAGGGAGAAACTAAATTTTTCAACTCGCTGGATGTTTTCAAGATTGAAAAATCAAAAAATAATTCTTCAGCAGAAAATGTTTCAGAGCCAAGTTTCAATAATGAAACACTGGTGCCAACTCCTGATGATGATCTGCCGTTTTAA
- a CDS encoding T9SS type A sorting domain-containing protein, protein MKKITIILTCYLLPFTSFAQWSAIGSGSVGYPIYDFQEWNGKLYITLDMWGYNYGGICSYDGTNIDSLGSGFDNNGSPFSLAVYNNELFAGGGQSLGPPPQIPCSFNIAKWNDTSWSCVGAGGPNDIWEINAMAVYNGELYVGGKFQNMGGVNAASIARWDGTQWKNVGTGFPNNEDVYCMTVYKGELYVGGMLGLPGGPNNYYNLVRWNGTKWDSTGGKIGGQVSSLVVDSINDVLYMGGGITDVAGIPCWSVAKWDGINLSAPGMGITNGANGMAMYQNKLVVGGFWTTGSNTDTILATWDGTYWCAIIPGPNSTVKSMEVYNGELYIGGYFDTVATIPARHIVKWSGNLCPNSGVNEITGQIKFKVFPNPAKNNITIETEENKNFIARITNPLGQKVAEKKFEKRIEVDVSGFGKGLFLVEVTTSEGRCCNVQKVVIQ, encoded by the coding sequence ATGAAAAAGATAACTATAATTCTTACCTGTTACCTATTACCTTTTACCTCTTTTGCCCAGTGGTCCGCAATCGGCAGCGGATCCGTTGGCTATCCCATTTATGATTTTCAGGAATGGAATGGAAAATTGTATATAACACTGGATATGTGGGGATATAATTATGGTGGTATTTGCTCTTATGATGGAACAAATATAGATTCCCTTGGATCTGGATTTGACAATAATGGAAGTCCATTTTCATTAGCGGTTTATAATAATGAATTATTTGCAGGAGGTGGACAATCATTGGGACCACCACCACAAATACCCTGTTCCTTCAACATTGCTAAATGGAATGACACAAGTTGGTCATGCGTGGGAGCAGGAGGTCCTAATGACATTTGGGAGATCAATGCTATGGCTGTTTATAACGGAGAGTTATATGTGGGAGGCAAATTCCAAAACATGGGAGGTGTAAATGCAGCAAGCATTGCACGCTGGGATGGAACACAATGGAAAAATGTTGGAACAGGGTTCCCCAATAATGAAGACGTATATTGCATGACGGTATACAAAGGAGAATTATATGTCGGAGGAATGCTTGGATTGCCCGGGGGGCCAAATAATTATTACAACCTCGTAAGATGGAATGGAACGAAATGGGATTCCACAGGTGGAAAAATAGGAGGTCAGGTTTCTTCCCTTGTGGTAGATTCAATAAATGATGTGCTATACATGGGGGGGGGAATTACCGATGTGGCTGGAATTCCCTGCTGGTCTGTTGCAAAATGGGATGGCATTAATTTATCTGCTCCGGGCATGGGAATTACTAATGGTGCTAACGGAATGGCAATGTATCAAAATAAACTGGTAGTTGGTGGATTTTGGACTACCGGTTCTAATACAGATACAATTTTAGCAACATGGGATGGCACTTATTGGTGCGCAATAATACCGGGTCCCAACAGCACAGTTAAGTCAATGGAAGTTTACAATGGAGAACTTTATATAGGAGGATATTTTGATACGGTAGCGACAATACCTGCCCGCCATATTGTAAAATGGTCAGGGAATCTTTGCCCTAATTCAGGGGTGAATGAAATAACGGGGCAAATCAAATTCAAAGTTTTTCCCAACCCCGCCAAAAACAACATCACTATAGAAACAGAAGAGAACAAAAACTTTATTGCACGTATTACCAACCCACTCGGACAAAAAGTTGCAGAGAAAAAGTTTGAGAAAAGAATTGAGGTGGATGTTTCTGGTTTCGGCAAGGGATTGTTTTTGGTGGAGGTTACTACTTCTGAAGGAAGATGTTGTAACGTTCAAAAAGTGGTGATACAGTAG
- a CDS encoding DUF1987 domain-containing protein, with amino-acid sequence MNPLIIEAEDDITPAVTLDSSKNVLEISGWSHPEDAIAFYTPVLEWLNQYEKAPNAQTEFHFRFQYYNTASAKQIFRLISSLEDVAQKSKVKIHWHYDSEDTDMLSSGERFSKMSTVPFEFVSH; translated from the coding sequence ATGAATCCCCTGATCATAGAAGCAGAAGACGACATCACTCCCGCTGTTACTTTAGACAGTTCGAAGAATGTTCTTGAAATTTCCGGCTGGTCGCACCCCGAAGATGCCATTGCTTTTTACACGCCTGTTCTCGAATGGCTGAATCAATATGAAAAAGCTCCTAACGCGCAAACGGAATTTCACTTCAGGTTTCAATACTATAATACAGCTTCGGCAAAGCAGATATTCAGATTAATTTCCTCGCTGGAAGATGTTGCTCAGAAAAGCAAAGTGAAAATTCATTGGCATTATGACAGCGAGGATACGGATATGCTCTCTTCGGGCGAGCGGTTTTCAAAGATGAGCACGGTGCCGTTTGAATTTGTTTCGCATTAA